The genomic DNA TTGGAGATTTGGTACACTAGCCTTCAGATATTGCGGTGTGAATATGATAAGTTCTGTTTTAACATTGACATCCATGAACCAATGTCGGAAAGACAtagttcaaatttgaaaaatagcaTTCCCAGTTGTCTAGCGGCTTGATAACCATGAACACTTCTGTATCGTCCGCATAATAGTGATATGTCATGCCATGGCGACTGCGTATTTCACCTATTGGCTTCGAGAAAATACAGTACAATTTCGAGCCAAGCACGGAACCTTGTGGAACATCAAATGTTAGATGACATTTCTTCGAATTGGTTGTTCTAATCACCACACGCTGATGGCTATTCGTCAAATACGACTTAATCCATTCGAGAGCACAACCAGTTATGCCATATGCAAATGACAGACGTTCTAGAAAAATTATGTGATCTATGACATCGAATGCAGCGGAAAGGTCCAATAGCACCATGGCCAATACTACTGATGACAGTTTATCAATAGCCGCAGTTATATCATGATGTACAGCTAATGCAGTTTCAGTTGAATGACGTGGTCTGTATGCTGACTGAAGTGAATCACTCAATGAGTTAGAGTCCACATTGAACATCTAGTTTCTTCTCAACTACCTTTTCTagagattttgaaataaagggTAAATTGGACACTGGtctgtaatttttgtaaatttcggAATCAAGTGCTGGTTTTTTCAGAAGAGGTCTCACAACAGTCTGTTTGAAGTCTGACGGCACGATTTTCTCATTAAATAATGCATCGACTATATCGGAAACTAGTGGCACAACAACATCGGAACACTGTTTCAAGAATAGGATCAAGATCGCAGGATTTGTTCGGGGCTTTTCGAATGATAGTTCGTATCTCATCATTGGTTTTGTGTTTGAATGACAACACAGGTGTACCAGTGACTTCAACATCAGGCTGTAGAAATGATATGTTATCACCTTTCACTACGTTGTTGTCTCTTAGTCCATTTCTTATTATTACAACcttattgacaaaaaaaatcagcaaatgAGTTTGACAGCTCTAAATCCGAGGATGAACTTGACAACTgggtttattgttgtttacccATGAGATGTTTTGTTAGTTTAAATAACTGTTTGTGGTCAATTCCGCAATTCTCAATGTTTGTGCAAGGTTAAAATCTTCAAGGCTCTGATAGAAACGTAATGCGTCTGGGTCGATGAGATTATCTAGGTGGAAATTGAAATCTCCGGTAAAGAGAACGTTATGCGCAGGTACTAGAATAATAATTTCATCAAGGTATGATTCCCAATCCTCAAAGAAAACAGTATTGCGAAAACCATTAGATTTAGATGGTGGGAGTGTGTATATTACACACAGACGAATATTAAAATATCCAGAATGTACAGAGAACTCATATGTTTAAAGTGAGTAAAATGTTTTTCGTGGATGTTCAATCGTTTTATGCAAATACCCCCTTTGAACAGAAGTGCTATCCCACCGCCTCGACGAACACTTCTACTGTGATGTATTATGCTGTATTCAGATGGTACTGGGTCTTGAATAACACTTTCATCAACGTAAGAACCATGCCATGATTCCGTGATAGCTAGAATATCTTAATCATGAGAAGTAACAAAATCACAAATGGCTAGAGCCTTGTTTTTAACAGATCTGCAGTTTAGAGTGACAAACAGCATGTTACTTTTGGAATAAGTTCTGATAATGGGAATCATATTCATTGACGCAAGAGTTATTGGGCGATCAGAGTTTCTTCCCGTGTATATCCCAACAAGTCTGTGACCTACACATGTCATGATATTACTTGTTGACTCTGTATCAGTAGGTGTGCTTACTATTATACGATTAGAGTCACAGTTGTTCAGATTTACGATGTTATTAAAGTTTATGCCAATTTGGCTATATTTTTTCACCTTGAGATATCTATTACCTATCAGAGCTGTAATTTGTCGTATCACACGCGTTTCTGGCCGTGTACCTCGTCTGGTCCGACGTGACGAGGTGGTGAGTAACGATCGTCCTTGACAGATAAATGGCTGAGTAATCACCGATGTTATTGTATTCAACAATGAAATGATTAATTATCAAACTGAATCACtttaaatgtttatcaaaatccACAATTTAGTTTATAAGTAGTAATAGATTGTAAATCTGGAAAACAGTTTCATTAGTTTGCGTTATTTTTAGCacttaaatttcattaatacatTCACTGTAATGGGAGCATCCACTAAGCGCTAACCACAGTTCAATAATTGAAATGCATTGCCAAGAAATCAAATGATAACTCAATTAATGTCAACTTACCAATTGTGAACTTATCATTTCTGAATTCCAAGTTGTTTAGATGAAATCATAACTTCGTAAATTTCACGCACGTCTTCACGAGTTTGTTGGCCATTATGGAAATCTGTATTtttataagcaacacgacgaggTCCAAGGTTTGTCAAGGTTATGACCGCACCCATCTGTTTtacaattcaaaacattttgcCAATTTTACCCCTGAAGACACTTGAAGGTCctgatttaatattatatttttagaaatttatctATGACGTAACTTTTTCTGACGTTGATACATTCGTATGATGCACAGTGGATAATTTTACTGTGCTGTCGTAAATCAATTTGAGGTGTTCGTCGATATTCTTTGGTTAACGTGTTGTCATGTACTATAATTTTATGTATTCATGTCTTTCTCAGTCCTGAGTAATTGccgttttatttgtattgtattcctGTCAcgtaattttgtcattttagcggtatttttaacattgccatacaagcaagaggtttggctagccatttAACTGGAATTCAACCCGACATTGTTTTTTTaccgagtcaggaatatggtagtagttatcaaatagtccgtttttaagtaattttgcagcggttcagtgtttctgttgttccgctGTTTTCCTCttacagttgatgtgtttcctcaGATTTGTTTCAGTTCAATCGAATCATCACTAATTTTGTCTTGTGATAAATACCATGTGATTCAAACAATTTAATAATGACTTTGCAAATATGTCTCATGATTAGATTACATAGAATTATTTCTGTAACCCTGGGACTATTGTAACATACATAATAAGTATTAAGGCAATAGAGTAGTTGCAAACCCCATTTTATTTAAAGAGATCAAAAGCAGAGGAGGAAAGGTAATAAAATGGATTTCAATCAAACTCTGATCGGAACTATGATTTTCGTATTGTATACCACATTCACCTAACAAAAGATTGTAAAATAGGATTTCTAACgtcaaaatatgattaaaatgtGGCTTTCTAGTtaattgatttttcatatttttggtgCGCCCCTGCACTTTAAAATGCCAATATGTGTGCATTAACAGCTTTGGTTATATCCAAGTAAAACTGAAGTTGCCAGTACTAGTGACCCTAGGTAACTAATTAACTATATTAAGTTGTAGCGACATGTGTTTTTCACAAAAAGTATATAATACAGTGACAATAAAAACTTCTTAAAACACCCTACAATTCGAGCCTATAAGTCACTTTTAACATGATTCGGGTAATTGACATATTCAAATCAAGTTATTATgcacaaaatgtattttaaatttgaataaatgtctttttatttacttaatggTAGGACACATATTTCAGGATTTTTAAAAGCAGCTTGAATCATAGGATTTCAAAATAACGACTAACATCATTAAGCAAATTACTAGctgtacctagtcaggaaaTTAACAGTAGTTACCTTatggttcgtttctgtgtgtgttgccttttcgttgtttttatttttgccacttcagtgtttctgttgctTCGTTGTTGtcttcttatagttgatgtgtttccctcggttctagtttgtaacccggatttgtttttgtctcaatcgaattatgactttcgaacagcggtatacttctgttgcttttatttactGTTTAGGCGTTAGCATATTGTCTATGATTTAAACTTGATACACAAAATGACAAGGATGACTCCCCGTGACGTTTGGGAACTATTTGAACCGTTAACATCGTACCAAAAGTTGATACCCTTGAACATGTATCGGATTCCTTAAACACCGGTACACATGATTTTAAATGAGCACAGTCTCGAAGACACGACATCTCTGTTTTACCGTTAAGTGTGATGATTCACTCCGACAAAACTTCAATTTAGCTATTGGTCATTGATAAGGGGTCATTCATATATCAGTTACCAATCATTTATCGATCCTATCAGTTCCGATCAAGCATTTAAGATTACCACcagtttttggtgaggttcgtgttgctcggtctttagttttctttggtctttttctttttagtcacgttatcagttttttttcgaCATATGCATTTGAACTTCTCTCTGGTGTCTTTTACCTCTCTTTTACGCGTTAAGTTGTAGATACTTCAAATATGTAAACACACTTTTTGACTATTCATCGGGTGAGGGTAATATATAACAGTACTTAGGATCAAGCATGTATACCTTAAGTTTCAGGTTctttatatatgtatgaatgtatttatttactgaatacAAATACTTTCCCCCATCATTcacttatttttaatataacagTATAGAGTAAACGTCCCGTTTTAAGtggcaacgagcatcactgaagagacatgtattgtcgaaatgcgcatctggtgcaagaaaattgataaCGTTAATCTTATTTAATGAAGTTTAAACCATTTCTTCAACTTAAAccttagaaataaaaaaaatacgataaCAGAGCGACATTTCCAAAATCCATCTTCATCCTTGTGTTTGTATCAAAGTGAAGAGATGAACACTTACTGATTACATGCTTGTTCAAAATGTAAGAGCAAGAAAATTTAACCATACAACTTAACATTGAAACTAACTCTTTTGGAAATTGTACGCACATCTGTTTACCTTCAAATATTTATGCTTATAactagagttgtctcatttgcaatcataccacatattcttatttctATGTTAAAGTGTTCAAGTGTTCAAATAGTCCTAAAGTCGACGCTTTTAACCactcatattcctagaaatgtataggaggtaagataaatcaTGATATGAAGCCGACCTCCTACTTATAGAATATCATATtacctggtacctttaataacaaTTTACCCTGTTAACTGAGATGTAAAAGAGAAACGAAAGGGGCAATCGAACtaaaagataaatacatttcaaaatgtacaaaaacTAATTCAGGTACATAGCCAGGATAGGACAGtcgtttttcatttgtttgaagTTAATgatgtactttttattttaccatttgataatggactttctgttttaaaaattctttgAGGTgtggtatttttattatttcaactaTGGGTATCGAGTGAGAGGACatcatcaaaatattgaaatatgaaattgaaGAGCTTTGCATGatgttttctatatttcttttattgtgAAGTTCTGTTTAATTCCgattcatataaatatataacatattgtcaaaacctttaacatgtttaataaaatctATAACAAATGCAAATATTGATTGCAAACTCATGATTTCAAGTGCATAGATTCGATAAAAAGTGTATGTCACACTAAATTTAGTACGATAACAATACGTTTActcaaaattacaatttatattaaacaaCGGTGCAGCCGATACCAATAGGGAAAACCGAAATTAATAGATCGCAGAGAGACCGGAAgaacaatgacaaaaaaaaacagtcgCAATCTCACCTAGTGTAACAAAGTATTACTTCAGAATTCACTACATTTCTCATTGTGTATCATTCAAATTACATGTATCTATTCTATTTTTTAGCTATTAATTAGAATTTACTCATTAAACGCAGGGGTTTTGTTCTGCAGAATTTCATATATAAACACAATCAATCTTTTATCTTTGTGTTGGTTGATGGATTACGTTAAAGTTAGAGAACGAAATAGAATTGAACAGGACTACTGTGTTCATAATTGTTTCCAACCAATATTTCCTTCTtctcgaaaaaaaaatcattgtttcaaaaaagctttttattttctgtttgtttgtttaaaattagtttttgtttGATCTTTGAAACATTTGTGAAAGAAATgaaatcatatcaaaatttattttttggaacGAGCCGGTCGCATTAATGCATTTTGCAAATTTCATAACTGCTTCAAGTCTCTTAAATTCTATTAATATGTACGGAAGGTTAAAATATCCGCATCTTAAACATGCAAACAAAGTGAAAAATCATCTGTAACCCGTGTTGCCAAACTTTACGCTCTTACAGTCATATGAAAcgtaaaagttaacaataagTCGGCATGTTCTATGTACCAAAggtcaaaagtttaataagCAAATGGGAACGCATTgacaagataaaaacaaatgttattttaatttacttttcagTCACGCTTTACACGTGCACTGTTTTATTGATTGTCAATGTCACAATTCGGTAAAATTCggcaacaaacaaaaacaaaaagagtatAAGGAAGAGATGTAGATACTACAATTAAAGGAAGCAGTCTATTCTTCAGTAAAAGTGGATCCAAATATGTTGAAAAAGTGTCACCACCAAAAGCATTGGCTATTTTTGATACTAGCAAATCTAAATTTGGCCTATTTGAACAAACTAGTTCTAATGAAGTTAATGACAATGGTCACACGTATTGTGTCACAGCTGCTGTCACCACAACATACGCAGATGTTCGTGAAGCTGCCCGACAAATAATGCAGGGCCCAGTATCAGCATGCACTTACAACACATTAGTATATCGGTTTACAGACAAAGACGGACATACACACGACGGGTACGATGATGACAGAGACTACGGAATCGGATCAAGGATACTTGACTATTTAAAGGACATATATGCACCTAACATAAGTATTAATTCCTCACATAGACTGCCATCTGGTACAGCAAAGCAATATTATCTTGGAGGGAGTAAAGTCGGTTCTCCgcaaaatgtagaaaattaaactttaaatcaatTTACTGTTCTTTGAACTCATCTTGATAGACAATTAACATGTAGTAAAGCATGTTGAACactaattttcttttctttcaggtttacaattttttagatattatatattaagtttcatgtatTCTCTTTTCAAAGCCTATatatcaacttttttcaaaGTATCTTATAAGAGTATCCATTCTCCATTTTActtcatgtatatttataattttcaccACTACTTATAAAATAATACCGATTTATAAGTAGatgaaattcaaatgaaatactTAGGTCATT from Mytilus trossulus isolate FHL-02 chromosome 8, PNRI_Mtr1.1.1.hap1, whole genome shotgun sequence includes the following:
- the LOC134727754 gene encoding uncharacterized protein LOC134727754, with translation MYRSKSGSKYVEKVSPPKALAIFDTSKSKFGLFEQTSSNEVNDNGHTYCVTAAVTTTYADVREAARQIMQGPVSACTYNTLVYRFTDKDGHTHDGYDDDRDYGIGSRILDYLKDIYAPNISINSSHRLPSGTAKQYYLGGSKVGSPQNVEN